The Brassica napus cultivar Da-Ae chromosome C7, Da-Ae, whole genome shotgun sequence genomic interval AGTTTTCCAGGTCGACGAAGGCTTAAGCTGAGAGGCTTCACAGCTTAAACTGATCACAAACACACAAAACTAAAACCATCATAACCTATCAaatagggcaaatctccaaaataacacatttctaagtttatatcacaaaaatagcactcaaaaactaaaatgaccaaaatagcacatttctaagtttatcctttgaaaattttatttttttatttttcaaaatttgaaatcttatccccaaaacctcatttctcaactctaaaccctaaaccctaaaccctaaactctaaaccctaaaccctaaaccctaaaatctaaaccctaaaccctaaatcctaaaccctaaaccctaaatcctaaaccctaaatcctaaaccctaaatcctaaaccccaccctttaactctaaaccctaagtttgtgacttttgataaaacattaagtgctatttttgtgacttttgaccttgagtgctagtttgggaacgaaaacttgatttagtgttatttttgtctttttctctatcaAATATAGCAATCTTATTTTATCATATCAACTCCAAGATTATCCATCACTTACGTCCAATTGTTTGAAGCTTGACAAGAACACCTGATGCAATTGTTTGCAGTGATGGAGTATGAGCTGTTAGGTAGAAGCATTTTGGCGTCCAACGACTCCTCCCTCAAGGAAGAGTTACAAGCTGTAATTAAAGTTACAAGTTTTGAGACCCAATAATCAGTTTTAGTACTAAAAACTCAAACCCAACTAGATTTATCATAAAATTTCCAATTCATTTATTACATCAAACCATCTCAACTAGATTTGTCCAATCAAACTACTAAATTCATTGtcttttcaataaaattttcattcatTGCATCTAAAGCCATCATTAACCTAAAACCCATTTGAATTAGTAAAAAATTCACAgacttttcaaattcaaaagtcCTAAGAAAATTTAATTCTGTTTGTACCTCTGAGAGGGACGTTAAGAGGGTAGTCAGCGAGGAGCTGAGCATCGCCGGAGATCCCATTGAGCTGAGCCAACGTCCTGTTGTCAGTTCCAAACTGAGAAGCGATCTCACCGAGGGAGCTTCCGGATTTCACCACGTGTGCATAGTGGACAACATCTTGACCGTTTACTTCATCGCAGCTACAAGGCAAAGGGATCCAAAACCTCTGACCGACATCGATTTCGCTTGCGTCGGGAATCTTGTTCAGGTCACTGATCCTCTGGTATCGAACCAACCCTCCGAATATCTCAGATGCGATGAAGAAGAGCATGTCTCCCTTCTTGACGGTGTAAACCGGAGTCCGGTTCGATACGCCGGTTCCGTTGGAGCAAGAGCAAGGGATCGGGACGCGTACGACCTGGTTCGGGTTCACGCCCTGAGCGGGTGGGGTGGAGAGTGGGAGGTTGTTGGCTTCGAGGATTGAACGGAGCTTCTTGACGGCGAAGAGGGTTTGGATATTGCCATAGGTTGTGGCTTGCTTGCTTGAGTAACCGACGAGGGAGCGACACGTGGAGGGTGAGTCACCTGGTTCGCCGCATTTGAAGTTTCCGGTCATTTGGGCGGAGAGGGTGAGGAGGAAGGAGAAGGCGATGAGAAGAAAGGGAAGGGTAAAACgggaagttttcatttttgtttgtcTTGTTGTCGCCGGGGAGTTCTCAGGTAATCTggagttttttgtttggtcttaAAGGAATTaaaaagaggaggaagagagttgACCGAGAAAAGACTTTTGGAGTTTACGGTTGACTGTTGAGTTTTAGGGAAGACAAATAAATGAGAACACAACATGAAACAGAGTCTGCTGTTCACATTGTGCTTTGGTCCCCTAGTGGAAAATGTTGTCAGTTATTTTATCACGCAGAGAGTAGTCGacatttactcttttttttttttttgaactggcTTTCAAATCGACACTTACTCCCtcgtttcttttgtttttttaaacatatttaacTCCCTCATttcattataaatgtttttgcatacgaattaataaaattattatattttctgttttatccctattatcaattaaattaaaaataacggtaaaaattaaaaaaaattgtttaaaatatgcattagaaatataaaatcacttataatcaaacaaaattttaaaactaaaatgacacttaatatgaaagaGAATTAATATAtcgtttatatattattttttaatcgttataatattttatctagagaaattctctaggatagtcttttttaaaattttgttacaaaaatagctatcaatgtatttttaccctataagtacaatatatatttatttttattattttcataatatataaaaacacaaactaaTTAGTAATAGTGCATAAAAAAGAATTTGTATACACAATGTGTAACATTCTTTTAGTAAAGGCGAGAGTTATTTATATCAGTAGTGATACAAAAAGTCTAgcaatatatatttagtaattTAAGGTAATGATGGTTATATTCCATCACCACTATAGTCGTTCATTGGGATGAACTAGAGGCGTGCGCGGGGATGTTGATAAAACATGTGTTAtgtgcactacaagaaaacataagctTAACGAgaaaaattaacgaggaaaaacatttctcgtaaatttacgtcgactttacgaggaaattacgcgaaaaaataaaatcagcGTTATTTCTTCGTAAAGTAacgacgaaacagtttcgtcgtaaagtcgatgtaaacTGACGtagtttttacgaggaaagagTATTTCCTCGTACATTTCACGTAAACTTAGCGTGTTCTTTACGAGAAAATAATTTACGTCTACTTAGCgagaaaattttgaatccaccaactttgtttgtcacacgtttttttttttcggccaCCTaactaattttcgtcgtaaattcgtagGAAAATTataactaccagattcgaaaatttcctataaatacggacgtttgaacatcattttaaacacaccaacaaaaacaaacgtgaaagaaaaaaaatggttgGCTCCGggatattttcgagttgcggaagtggatgtatatgcatagagatgctaacgggagagtgacgaaagaataccttgcggggctggagacatttacgcatcaagcagattcaacaccgctcgcccaagaaagtggtaagatgttctgtccttatcggaaatgcaacaattcaaaATTAGCAAACCGTGAAATTtttttggaagcatttaataaatagaggtttcacgccaaattactatatctggtttcaacatggagaaggttataattatgatcataatgaagctagtagtagtaatagcaattttcaggaagaaccggttgatcatcatttgcataatgaacatagttaccatcaggaggagatggtagattatgatagggttcatgatatggtagctgatgcattcgtagctcatgatgaagacgaaaaacctaatatagatgcaaaatttttttacgaaatgttaaactcGGCAAATTAACCattttacagtggttgtagagaaggtctctctaatttgtcgttggctgctagaatgatgaatattaaaactgatcacaatctatctgaaagttgcatgaatgaatgggcagatttgtttaaagagtatttgccggaagacaatgtgtctgctgattcttattatgagattcagaaactggtttatagtcttgggttaccttcggagatgatagatgtttgcatcgaaaactgcatgatctactggggagatgatgagaagttagaagaatgtcgattctgcaagaagccacgattcaagccgtaaggacggggacgtaatagggtaccgtaccaaatgatgtggtacctaccaattacagacagattgaaaagattgtaccaattagagcagactgctggaaagatgagatggcatgccgagcatactcatacggatggtgagatgactcatccatcagatgcaagagcctgaaaacattttaacaaagtacatccggatttcgctagcaatagccgaaatgtgtatctcggattatgcacagatggatttagttcgttcggaatgtcagggagacaatattcattgtggccaatctttcttacgccatacaacctgccatcggagatgtgcatgcaacgggagttgctattcttgaccatattaatacctggtccgaaccatccaaaaaggtccctggatatTTTCCTataaccactgataaaagagttgaaggatttgtggtcaacaggggtgaggacgtatgactgttcaacgaagacgaattttacgatgcgagcgatgcttttgtggaccataagtgactttcctgcctatgggatgttgtctggatggactacacatagCTTGttcatattgtaatggaacgacagatgcgtttcaactgaagaatggtaggaagacaagttgttTTGACTGTCACCGTcaatttcttcccattggccatccgtaccaaagaaacaaaaatttgtttaggcacaaaagggttgtgagagacactcctcctccatatctaacaggagaacaaattgaagcgtaaatcgactactacggagctaacaaaacagttcgttggggtggtaattggcatgtccctcgtaatatgcctgattcttacggtgttcatcacaactggcacaagaagagtatattttgggagttgccatattagAAGGATCtacttctgcgccacaacctcacggtgttcatcacaattattaatttaattttttccacagcaaaaatatcattgggccttgggggtcactgagagggtgaggaaaaAGTTTATCGCGAAGGCGAAAgatcgcttgttggacacggtctccaactggaagggtgactggaccgtgaaggggtatgagcgtgacaaacccgctgagctcaccacggatgtttgggatggcctcatccgttattggcgtcttcctgattccattagaatcgcccagtcttgctctaactcccgtaacacggtcgatgagcacgggaacgggccgatgcttcacactacgggccaaaaacttcaagccggtgtccgttt includes:
- the LOC106368879 gene encoding lysM domain-containing GPI-anchored protein 2-like is translated as MKTSRFTLPFLLIAFSFLLTLSAQMTGNFKCGEPGDSPSTCRSLVGYSSKQATTYGNIQTLFAVKKLRSILEANNLPLSTPPAQGVNPNQVVRVPIPCSCSNGTGVSNRTPVYTVKKGDMLFFIASEIFGGLVRYQRISDLNKIPDASEIDVGQRFWIPLPCSCDEVNGQDVVHYAHVVKSGSSLGEIASQFGTDNRTLAQLNGISGDAQLLADYPLNVPLRACNSSLREESLDAKMLLPNSSYSITANNCIRCSCQASNNWTLSCEASQLKPSSTWKTCPSPQCEGAESLFVGNTTNTSCGPRSCAYAGYSNQTIFTALSPDPCSGSGGNSSGPPGNYASTFSSSFSFAMVLIQCALICLCLL